aaaaatgatgaaaacaatgaTTGTAACCACAGAAGAAAGTGACATCATCTTTTGGGGTTAATAATACTTTAACCAGTCTTTAATCTCTACATTGTCGACCACAaccctcctctgtctgtcacctCTGACCCCATAAACTGCTGTCTAATTTCTCTTTTGACAGCATAATTCTGTCAAAagacagcatcatcatcattgcaCTGACTGTCGTAAATAactcttttctattttattttcctcatatTATGCATCTGTATTATGCAGAATTTACTTGCCAATAAACCTGATTCTGGGGGACATAGCATTGGACAAATAGGACCACGCACACCCAATAGCTATAAATGGACAGACCACCACTCTGTCTGACTGTAGCTCAAAGTGTGTGCAGTTTCAACTTTGCCTGTGTTTGAAAGAGATTTGCAAACGATATTCGCTGAAAGATCTGCTTTTGCCCTCCCCCTCCTGCAATCCCATAACTGTCCCAAAACATTGCTTGACACGCGTCAAACTTGGTAGGTGACTTACGGCGGTGATACTGTTTGGATGAGAAAGAGATACTGGTAACACACTCACTGGTCTCTGCACTAGTTTACATtatgaagcaaacaaaaaccAGCAGAGTCAGTGCATGATGTTGGagcaaaaatgattcagtcttaCCCCATGACAGTTCTTTCCTTTCTTGTGGCACTTGCCATGCTTGTGACCATGCTTGTGCTTGTGCTTGAAGCCGTGTTGTCCGTGGCCCTGATGACAGGGGCCATGACCGTGACCGTGATCGTGACCGTGGCCATGGCCGTGGCCATGGCCGTGGCCGTGACCCTGACCGTGGCCATGGCCGTGACCTTGTCCACAGCCAGGCCCAGGCCCGTATCCGGGGTATCCTCCCTGTGGACCGTGGGGTCCAGGAGGGCAGGTTGGCGGGACACCGCCTGGAGGGTGTTGAGGGTAACCCCCTGGCTGTTGAGGATAGCCAGGGTACTGGTTTCCTGTTCAGATATGAGTCAATAGTTAGTAgttaatagtaaaaaaaaagtgaccatTATGTGCACAATCCATGATcaataatatgtttttatttgggaGACGCTGTTTACCTTGGTTGTGTGGGTACATTTTTGAACTTCAGATGATCCTGAAAATGAGGTACAGAATAAATTCTTTTATCAAACACACTCCGAAATAGATGGAAGTCAAAAAGAGTGTCAGATAATTAAAGGTGAACTTACTGTGAGCTGGAGAGTAGTAgatccacagacagacagacacagacacagccgTCCTCCACCTGCTGATCCTTTTTATGTGCGGCCGCACCTCACTTTGTCACTGTTATGGCCGCTGCTGGCTGCCGATTAGTATATGTTCATTGTGTGTTCCCATGAGTGATTCTGCCAGGCAAAGCAAGCTGTGCGATTCCCTGATGAGGATTGGTCCAGAGGCGGTGTACTTCCTGCATCCTGTTCACCTGCGTCTGTGATTGGTGTGGCTGTGGGTCTACTGAATCTACCAATCAAGACTCTGCAATCAACTCCAGCTGCAATATAAATAGCTTGTGTGCCCTCAGTTCATGGCGGCTGTGAGACAGTGATCAGTTTGCCTCACTGGAGGTTACATACTGTTGGGTTAAACCATATTGAAAttgagtgtttgtttagtttgccTGGCTGGAAACTATATGAGTTGTTTTAGCCAGTGTATTAAATCTTTGTATGTTTAACCAGTTCATAGAGGACCTTCTTTTGTTGAGTTTCTTTTGCAGGAtagctgcttgtttgttttgtggtttctttgtttgtaaAGCTTATGGGTGCTGACCACCTTTAGTTATTtggtgttccttttttttaagaacaaaatagTGGTTGatgttactttgtgttttagttatttgtcaGCACCTGTACAGCCtccttctgttgtgttttcttgtgcatGTGCACTCTCCTTAGTTAATTAAATGTCTGACTTTACCCTAAAACCAGTCCAGTTGTCCCTTTCCACCTCATTTCTGATTCCCAATGTCTTGTTACTGCTCTCCATAACGGGCCGGGTCGTAACAGTCACCTTAACTCCCATCACAACATTTCTGCCTTGTGACCTAAATgggtgtgtgtacgtgtgtgtaatCTTTAACATACGGTCAATAAATGAATCACACACGGTACAATCCCATATTTGTTGTAGATACACACAGCCACGCCACAACGCAGGGCGTTTTTGTGAGGATTTCTAGAGGATTTGCAAGCTTGTAACGTTAGATGCTGAGTCTCTTTATCTCCCCACAGTATCGGTAGCCTCAGACGAACCCAACACTTTATTGCATTCAAGACAACTAGAGCAGATCCATAGATTAAGAAAACAGCACTATTGTTAATCATGCCATGCAACTTTTAACACAGTGCATTTGAGCTTCTTCGCTCTGGGCAGAGGTTTATAGTCCCAAGATGTtgagtaatattaataataacataacacCAACCCTCCTTATTTGTAGGTAACTTGTCAAAAACAACTTGCAAAGTGcttaaaagtgcaaaaaaagtCCCTGAACAATGCTCAATAAAACTAACAAATTAAATACTTAATAAATAAGTCTTTGAAAATTGGGAaagtatagaaaaaaaaatctgaatttgtttttaaaggtagGTGGCACAGGCACAATATataagtaatatatatataaataataaatataatataataatataacattaaGTCAAATCAGATATTACagcatcattcattcatttcttatGTTTTGATCCAGTGTCATTTGTTGACACATTTACAGCTGATTAAAACAGGATTCATGTGAATGTTGTTGGTGGGCTGAGCAGGGTGTGTTAACAGTTTGTGAAAAGCACTGCTGTGAACAAAGGTTATAATTCAACCTTCCCTGGGTAAATAAAGATAATATCAGTGAACACTGATAGATGGAGTACCTGAGCTCAGGTCAAATACAGAATAAATGGACGAGGCAGTGTGGAGATGAATTGCTTTTAtgataaacatgttttcagcatTTTGCACTGTATATAATATCCTGagtgtaaaacacaaacagtttaGAATGtaagtttgattgttttttgaatAAGTAAATGGTCAGCAGTGGGCATATGAAGGTGTCCAGGTGGAAACTAGTCAgagtcgctgctgctgctgctgcaggagctgctggacgactgaaaacaacaagaagacatTTCATGGATTAAAGATTTGTCCGtcttttcatcatttaaacagAAAGATTCAACAAAGCTAATAAATATGGATTCATTATTGCTTCTTTGAATTATGCACACGTTTCTGGATCATGGAATCAATTTATAAAAGCCGAATTCCTTACAAATCACTGGTTTAGGTCCAAAATCCATTAATGACAtactgtttaaaataataaatatgatgaagCAGCATTTAGTTGTTATGCTGctcactgcttcttcttttttttaatctgcactttacagtgtttaaaatgattgtttaaTGCTCCTTTTGAGTCTAACTTTCTAACTTGAGTCTATCATTATTGGGTTCAAAATTGTACATTAAAAATTtggtttagttttatttaaagtagATTGAGTTGCCTTTATGTGTATTAAatatgtgctgtataaataaagatttgcCATTATTGGCtttttattggtgtgtgtgtcatatatgACCcagttctgtttttgtgtgtgtttgtatttaatgacatttacctTTTAACTCATTCTTGCTCAATTCTGTTTTGACTTTCACAACCACTAATTAAATTGTTAAGACACATGAGGTAAACCAAAAACTCAAAACATCAGCTGACGTTTATATACACATCATCACATGTAAATATCTAAATGtctaaatattaataattatttgatATTGGATTCTCAGTTTTTGAATGTAGTATACATGTAAAGTAGATACTTTAGAGGCACCAGGTCAAAcattaaatcagatttttccTCACAGCTTATGTGAGAATATTGTTCAGTCtactgtttttccttttaaactTTACTATTTTTGGACACtgtaaacatttgcattttggaaaacactgagccAACATCTGATCAAATGCTCCACACGGCTGAAGGGAATTGTAAAGTTGGGTGATAATTCTCTATATGGTTGATTATATCTTACACATGGCTATTTTTCATGCACTGCTGgaataaaatgttgaattttaacAGTTTCCCATTTTGTCAGCTGTGAACGTAGCTTCTTAGTAAAGTGATTTGATGtcaaatattaatatgaatagtATTTAATGTGGAACGTTAGGGACCGTAGTTCTTATGTTGTATTGTTCAATAAGTCAACTCAATCTTACCCCATGACACGTCCCGACTTGCTTGTCACAATGGCCATGActatgtccatgtccatgtccatgaggtccatgtccatgtccatgtccatgttcaTGGGGTCCATGCCCATGGTGCCCATGCCCATGTCCATGCCCATGGTGGCCATGCCCATGcccatgttcatgttcatgggGTCCATGACCATGCCCATGGTGTCCATGCCCATGGTGTTCATGTTCATGGGGTCCATGACCATGCCCATGGTGTCCATGCCCATGGTGCCCACGCCCACGTCCATGCCCATGTCCATGCCCATGCCCATGGTGTCCATGCCCATGCCCATGCCCATGTTCATGGTGTCCATGCCCATGTTCATGGTGTCCATGCCCATGTTCATGGTGTCCATGCCCATGCCCATGTTCACATCCACAACCATTTCCTGGTCCATGACCTTGGCCTCCATCGCCACCACAAGGTGGAGCTGTAGGATAGCTCACAGAAGGACCACATGGCTGAGGAGGGCAGGACTGGCCTGGGACAGAAACTGGAGGCACATGAGAGCCAAATGGGGACAAAAGGGGGGGGTTAATCAGTGGAGCTAATcaattttgtttaatttgattttagtttctgtcatttaaaaTTCAGTAAGGAGAGACATATTTTTTACCTTTGTTGTGACCGAACATTTCAAGGTTTCCAATCCAAACCCTGAAACAAGAAGATGTCATGGTTTAATGCATACAAATGTTGTATATGTACATAGATAAGAAGATGTAAAATATAAAGTCTTGACAATCTGAGGCAGGAGGACATGGGCTGTGAAGTGAtaaagccatttaaaaaagCGTAGGGGGAAATTTTGTCAACATAAACtactacttttatttattactccCTCTAAACTAAAAACTCTTTGGAAAAGATAGTTAGAATGCACTGGGTATGacccttagtgaggacacatcataagacacatcatagacataaatGAATGCCCTTGCACTAACCCTTACTATCccccttaactatcacaactaagtgcttaAACTAAATCCAATTCTAATCCcaacccttaaaccaggtcttaaccatgaaaaaagccatttaaagttgtgtttttaagctttttggacctcacaaagatatgaaTACAAGACACACAGGGTGAGAGAAAGGACAGAAACAAGCAGTCATCTgatcttttctctgtgtttcttgtcCAGAGTGGATCCAGGAAACCTAATAGGAGCTTCAgtgtgaaggaaacagcagcagcagcagcagcattgacTGGAACATGCATGCAAGTAGTCACGTCTCCATTCTTTCCcacatgaggacagacaggtgaatgatgaggacagacaggtgaatgatgaggacaggagtattggcattaattaaggtccctgagtgtgTGAGAAGTTAAACCAAGTTGACCAGTTTTGACAGAcacgtgtgtttacatatttggtttggtcagcactttaatttgtaaagttttgcctttaattaaaaacagctgatgtgagatttgtgtctccttgtcctttttgcacgacacaagaaagaaccttattaaaaaagtaactaagccACTTTTACTCCAAAGCtccccaaccctggtcctcagggaacactgccctgcatgtttcagatgttGCCCCGCgtcaacacacctgattcagatagTCAGCTCGTTAACAAGCTCTGCAGAGGCCTgctaacgagctgttcatctgaatcaggtgtgttggaccAGGGTtaggttgggaaacactgctctaaagaacattttaaacaagctacttttctactttaacttttacttaagtacttaAGTCAAAGTGTAtccaaaatagtggtacttttatttgagtagaatatttcagtactctttcctctttccacctctgtgtaAAAGTTACTAACTACAGCTTTAACCAGGTCACTACGTCCTCACGACGatggtttaaaacaaaaacgtgacagcaaaagaagaacaacaacaaaacaaagaaacacaagcacatatACAAATGTTCTGGTAATtattcatataaatacatatatatatatatatactatatctATACAGTATGTAGATATCAGCTGACTTActgtgtgcagcagtgcagTTCCACACATGTGTGGAAGCCACtcctcacaaacaacacagtgacCATGATCAGGGCAGGGACATAACTCCAGCCCCCACCCCTGCAGCCCCCTCCTTTTCattctttattcttcttttttttttaaataaatttttattgcttttttaacaaaagacaaacaggtTCGTCGTATAtgtgtgcattttgtgtgtgtgtgtgtgtgtgtgttttaccacaattcttcttattatttttccttctcCATTTAAGACAGTGGTCAGCAGCAACTGGTGACCCGTGGGCAGTATTGCATAGTAATATGCATAGTAATAATTGGAATATTGGTGCTCCTGCAGATTGGACAATACAGTGCTTGGTGCATACTTTAATTTTCACAAGCTTTTATAGCCATATActtacatttgcatttaaaaggaGTTTCAGGTTTCAGTTTACACatggaaaatctgaaaatatttgaagaagatgtggccatttgaatgtagaCACTCAAACTAGTTTTGTGAGATAATCCAGCCTGACCATTTCTGAAATATTCTCACCTATACCTGGGGGAGCCAGGTGACAATTGCTGCTCATTTGCATCACATTTGCATAAGTCCAACCCCTTGAATTGTAGAAAAtattgtagtagtttgaacaatggttatcaataGTTCCCAGAGAAAGGAATGAATGTAGCCCATGTTAATGTAGTGACCTTAAGCACTTCAGTGGACTGATAAGAATCAGAatttactttattgatccctacAGGGAAATTCTTCTGTCACTTAAGagttagaaggatcaaagatGGATACATGTTTCTATAATGTCAAATAAAGTAGTTTCGTGTGGATGGATCAAAGCTGTGACGCAATATAAAAAagtaggcaaaaaaaaagtataaaatataaaaaaaagtgcgtataaatactgtatttaatacagtattttaattttgatACATGGTGTGGCTGCTGTATTTTGTGCGTTTATTGTGATACACTTATTAGTTGGgtatttggtattttattttaatatctgGCCCGGTATAAATGAAGTATTTTAAATAGTTTGCTTTTCAttacaaaacaaagtcatgcaGAATTCAGAGCCTTTGTTCTGATGAAAAGTCCAAGAGCAGTTTTGACACGCGAGTAATTCTGTGGCAAATTCATGTTACTACCACTACATTCCTCACAAAACCAAAACTCAACTTTGCTCAGGATTGTTCCTCTTTTCgacaaacagaaaagaagaacTGCATCAGCAACTTGAAACCCGTCGTGGTCACATGAGGGTgagaaaagatgaaaaacacGAAAGttgaagtaaaaagaaaaagtttattGCACcataaccaaacaaaacaaaacaaaaacagtcaacaaacaaacaaaaaaaattcaaaaaaccAAAATGTGATTATCAATGTATGATTTCATCTCAGTGGCTTTCGTTTTTTTACTTCACTCATcactgctggaggaggaggaggaggaggaggaggaggagctgcaggagctgctgtcaGACTGCAGGACAAATGGAGACAGACATTATTGCATCACCTGTCATTCGTGACAACTGACATTGATAATGATCATTtagatttgacattttgtccGGGAACATGAATAGAGAGAAGAAAAGTGTGTGAGGGGTTAAACAACATTTACAGACACAATGTCAGGTGATGCTGCAGTATATTCCTCCCCCCTGCAAGGtttataatagttttatttcatttagactttctgtttttaaaataagttcCTTTTAATTCGTTTTTAGAGCGGACTTGCCATAGTTTGTATTAccattatttattgtaaatgcttagttttagtttagtttgtatTAGTTTGCGTGTCAGTTTTTTGTAATAcagagtatttgccaggtgcaagattcaaaaaggtgataATGGTAAGTAttgtgtctcaaatacaacctttcaaaatcgccggcacagaaaaaacaaacacacttcacatgAACCCGAAAGGGTCATGTATGACATGAATTtacacacagattattattttgttagttatcgttaactataataaccttgatTGAAATGTGTTAAGGAGGAAACATTCATGCAAAATCCTTTCCCGCGAGGCTGGAATGCGCCCTGCTGTGTTATCATGTGAAAATAACGCTTTATCTTGTCTTCACTAACGCTCTTCATTCACTCTCTAACAgcgtcagtgtttctcagtcctgtTTCCTCAAATACTTTGTCGCTGTACTTcagtacaacattcacatatacagtatatgtacttttttatttggatttcttgcaactttgacttttactccactacatttcctccaactatctttgttactaccaaataaaatcagaagaagaagagttggtaagaGAGgtgctttacgctacagttttcacccacaCATATAGACTCGCAGAGCcaagaattgaacccacaaccttccagttgaaagacaactcatcCTACCACTGATGAGCCATGTACGTTTTATATCACAAAATGACTTTGGATACTTGAGTACAGTCCTTGTCATAGACTTTAAGACTTTCACTTTAagtaatattaaatataaaagtgacttcaacttctaccaaagtcattttctagtaagatacttgtacttttactcaagtgtccctttaaggtacttcaTACAAgtccactgccctgcatgtttcagatgtttccctgctccaacacagcTGGTTCGAAATCCCgcggaccaggattgagaatcCACCACTACCTTCTCTCTCTACTGTAAGTAGACTgtatctctccctccctcttttgcTCTTTTGAGGAAATCTTGCTTCCCATGTATCAGGTGAGAGGGAGTGCCGTGGCTCCAGGACACGGAAATTCGATCGCAGCTATAAAAGCAAGAGTTCAATGTTGCGCACAACTccatccccctcctcctcctcaaaaaTCCCAAAAAATCAGAAATGTGTGTCTACTCTGACTCAAAATCTACCTTCTCCCATGCTCTAGGTTTAGTGAAGCTTACCCCACGACAGCGCTTCCCCTTCTTGTGACACTTTTGGTGCTGGTGGCCCGTACTGTGCCTGCCTTTCTTGTGCTTGGGCTTGCCCTTGCCCCCCTTGCATCCATGCTTCTTCTTCCGACCGGGGCTGTGGTCCTTGCGGCCACCATGGCAGTGGCCGTGACGTCCTGCAAGTCAATGATCCTCATCATCACATGTATTTCTTgacaacattacaaaaacaaggGCCGCTGTGTTTACCTGGACTTCCTGGCATTTCAAAGCTGTAAAACCTAAAAagtaaaagatgaaaataaattcAACATGGTCGAGGCAACTTAaagagataaagataaagaaagataaaaaagatgAGAGAAGATTTTTCGACTTACCGTGGGCTGCAGAGAAGATCCTCAGATGGAGTTGGCCCCTGCTGCTCCTTTTTACAGGTAGCCACACCTGAGGGGGCAGTGACAACTCTTCTGTCACGTGAAGAGAAACAGTGGGCcctatgttattattattgtgtcacaaacaaagagacacatcATAGGAGCcagtattacacacacacacacacaggcacgtgACCCGAGGTACGATGAGATAATTTGCACCTTCATTGTGCTCATATTTGATGAGCCGGTTTGCCTCACGCCCATGCGATGTTATCAGAGGAGATATTTTGTTTTCGCAAGACTGATGGAAACTAGACAACTATGCCCTAGTGCACTGTACTGCACTGCACACTAATAAGTCGGGAGGCTGTTGCGtaacaaacacataatgtgCAACAACTGTGATTAGAACGCAGAGCATTCAGGCTGCTTTTCTTACATCACGGTGTTAAAGAGtcttacagttttattttcagcaCGACCTATATGcaatctgattgttttttttcattttctccaacTATACAAGCACACCTGTGCAAAGAGTACTCAAatgggattgaatttgtgagatttgtcacatttcagaGTTCACCTTTGCTCACTTTTGTGGGaacaaaagtaaaagagaaACGGTCTGTTTTGTGCAAAAGTCACGAAAtagacaaaatataaaaatataaaatgaatcataactttgactctacaacataaaaaatgcattttgtgaaGCCTGAAGGATTTCCATGTAAGGGGCTTGTGTATTAATCCCAATGCAATTGACCTAGAGTGCACCTGCAGCACGGCACTAAAGGTTAAACAAAAGAGTCAAAcgtgaataaaacatgaataaaaccaGAATACAATGATTTTCAACCtatattcaaatgaatgcacTACAAAGACAAgatatataatgttatatgcCTGCAAAAAAAGCACGGACCACTGTGTTACATCACCCTTCCTTTCAGCAATAGGTGGAATTCTTTCCCTTTCTTGCATATATACACTAAAATGTTTTGGCTGGAGGTTCAAAATTACATAATTGGGAAAACTGGCCGTGCAATAATTCAACTGAaagaaaaggacattttgatttgctttgttgatgcagaaaaagaaaaagtcttctTAGGAAAATTCCTCTAAACCCAACGTTGAACATTATCTGCAAGATGAGGGAATCTCTAAAATTCCTTGCCATTGTATGTTGAGAAAAGTTGTTCTTAAACTTTTGGACTATTTGCTGTGAGTGAATAGTTGCAAAGAACAATACGGTTTATCAGTTTGAACATGTAATATCTTGTCTTTGAAGTGAATTTAGTTGAGTTTGTGTTGAAAAGGGTTTTACACAACGTCCCAGCTTCATTAAAACTGGGGTTTATAGTTCTTTAAATGTTATGATCAGAGTAAACATCATTTCTTTGCCAGCAGGGGCGCTGTTAACACAGTAGGCAAAACAGACTATAATTATACCTGAGGCCCTGAACTGAGTCACTGCCTCAGACTGCCTTCTAATAGGAAAGGTGAACTTggacagtcttgtataaagtaccttaaaaggatacttgagtaaaagtacaagtatgttaccagaaaaatcactttggtagaagatgaagtcactttttaaataatattacttaagtaaaagtacttaaagtatatgacatttactgtacttaagtatcaaaagtcgttttctgatataaaatgtacttataaaagtattaaaaaaaatgaggcATGGTAGCTCAGAGGTAGGACAAGTTGTCTTTCCAGTGGAAGGTTGTGGgctcaattcctggctctgctagtctttatgtgtccttgagcaaaacacttaaccctATATGGGTAAAcgctgtagtgtaaagcagctcatcaacacTAGAGAAGCTCTATATAattacagaccataataccaacacttcttcttctactgattttatttggtagtaatgagtaacaaagatagtttgaggaaatgtagtggagaaaaagtcaaagttaaGTACAGATGCGAGTACTTTGTTACGTTTCAACACTGAACTGCAGTTTTATGACATTCTTGGGGTTCAATGACAACATAATTCCCAGAAGACATCTTCTCCGTCTTCTCCTGTCTTTATTTGAAacttttgccattcatttgACAgagttttgtttaaaatatgtaCGTCCCAATTGCCAGTTTCTGTAACCGGGGTTTGGACTGACCAAGGCTCCCGCTTTGGTCTGCTCCCAGAGCCACACAGCACCGAACCTTTCAAGTTCCTACACATAACAAGTGTGGGCTGGGACCCATGGCCCTGAAACCAGGCCTAACTGAACCGCTCTTTGTCCGGTCCAACTAGAACCAAGTTGCCAAGTGAGACCCCCAGACATAGCTCCAACTGTCGGGTCATTAGGGCACTCAATCTCCTCCACCACGATAAGGAGGAGCAAGATATagacacaaaagaaacataTACAAACACGATGGTAATTATTCATATGTACAGTAGATGTCAGCTGACGAACCGTGTCTGTAACATGTGACTTTATATGAAACCACACCTCAGACCCAGTGATCATCAGCGTCAGGGCAGGGAAACAACTTGcaccatttttttcttctttttggagTCCATACAGTccataaagtttattttttgatacatatttgatacatattcacacatgcaggttcatatgtgtattttgtttattgtttaccTTCAGATCTGCATGCCCTACAATGATTTTACACAATTCTTCTcactttaggggtcaccacagcgaCAGATTATGTGCCTTCATCTCACCCTCATCCCAACTTTTCCCCCACAATTTAGTGGTTTATCACACTCAACCCCGCGTACACCCACCAGCCCACGTCCTCACAAAACCAAAAACTTTCACTGAGGATTGTCCCTCTTGACGACAAAACTCAGGGGTGAGAAAAAGTAACCAGAGTTGAAGACGTGTAAAGAGAAAACCTAATTTATTTATAGCCAATACATTATTTCTGACAAACACGTTTCAGAAACAAGACctcaaataaatgagaaaccaatgatatatatatatatatatgtatatgcactGTATATAGTGTGTATATGTCTCCATTTGACGACTCGATTCATCTCAGTGGCGTCGTCTATTCCGAGTCGCAGTCggtggagctgcaggagctgctgtcaTTCTGCGGCACAAAcggacacacaagacagacattATTTAAATCTGACATTcgatgacctttttttttttacacttcagttttggagaaaagaaaagagcaaatGTGACCAGAATGAGTCTAAATTCaactttctctccctccctgcctcccccATTTTCAGGAAATCCTGTTTTCCCTCTTGTCAGGTGAGAGGGAGCGGCGTGTGGCTTGAGGACATTGAAATTTGATCACAATAGTAAAAGCAGGAGCTCGGGTAAGAGTGACTGTCTGCACTGCATCTTACCCCGGCAGATTTCTTCCCCTTCTTGTGACACTTCTTGTGGTCGTGTCcctcttctctgtgtttcttgCCCCTGCCcccacatttttctttgttctttccACCTTTACCGGGGCTACCGTCCCGGCCGCGGCCTTGGCCTTGTTGACCTCGGCCTTGTTGACCTCCTGTAATCAGAGACACGTATTTTTTACACGTCCAGTACAAAGAACGAAAGAAGAACGAGGTGAGGATGAAAAGCCCCCCAAAAATAGGGCTGCTGCTGTATAGGTGCATCGCTTACCTGGACCTCCTGGCATTTTCAAAAACGTTTAAACCTAGA
Above is a window of Solea senegalensis isolate Sse05_10M linkage group LG2, IFAPA_SoseM_1, whole genome shotgun sequence DNA encoding:
- the LOC122765222 gene encoding protein SREK1IP1-like; amino-acid sequence: MPGSPGRHGHCHGGRKDHSPGRKKKHGCKGGKGKPKHKKGRHSTGHQHQKCHKKGKRCRGSDSSSCSSSSSSSSSSSSSDE